One genomic region from Triplophysa dalaica isolate WHDGS20190420 chromosome 23, ASM1584641v1, whole genome shotgun sequence encodes:
- the btr33 gene encoding E3 ubiquitin-protein ligase TRIM11 isoform X1 — protein MSSSTPLLSEELFQCSVCLDVFTQPVSLPCGHTFCQSCVLTQWMASGASHCPKCSTAFQEKPELCENSFAREMAEQIRKQRGQTPMPQFPVIPDNILCDMCTKEKASLAVKSCLVCVASYCADHVTSHTSRFVKHMLVPPQRRMDKRICRIHERPLELYCKYDQTCVCVLCTNTEHKTHHTIPVEREWEERKIQLQKTQSDLKRMIKERRRKVEELKDSIKFSKENTDCEMTFSLEVFTTLLQFIERSQNELIQNMKQKQKTAETKVGKLIEELEMEISKLHTKQSELEKVSCSEDHLQLIQSFPNPGVVPQCKSWSQISVHTSQGLGLLRETLTATEELMAKQIHTVTQRELEAISQYSVDLTLDPDTANPWLMLSEDRKCVSDGNMERSFPNNAERFDTAPCVLSKEPFSKGRSYWEVSVSSKTAWDLGVAKQSVNRKGVVTLSPDDGYWAVCLRRGNEYRACDHESVLLSMRTQPQTISIFVDFEEGQVSFYDKNASAHIYSFSGHCFTENLLAYFNPDMNDTENNKGPLVIQPVKLVNGATCDIITI, from the exons ATGTCATCTTCTACCCCCCTTCTGTCCGAAGAGTTGTTCCAGTGCTCGGtgtgtctggatgtgttcaCTCAGCCTGTTTCTCTGCCATGTGGTCATACGTTTTGCCAGTCATGTGTTCTGACACAATGGATGGCATCTGGTGCTTCCCACTGCCCAAAGTGCTCCACAGCTTTTCAGGAAAAACCAGAACTGTGTGAAAATTCTTTTGCTCGTGAGATGGCCGAGCAAATTCGTAAGCAGAGGGGTCAAACGCCAATGCCGCAATTTCCAGTGATCCCAGACAATATATTATGTGACATGTGCACTAAAGAGAAAGCATCGCTTGCTGTAAAATCGTGTCTGGTTTGTGTGGCTTCATATTGTGCGGATCATGTGACCTCTCACACCTCCAGATTCGTTAAACACATGCTGGTGCCACCGCAGAGGAGGATGGATAAGCGAATTTGCAGAATACATGAAAGACCTTTAGAGCTTTACTGCAAATATGACCAaacctgtgtgtgcgtgctgtGCACGAATACAGAACACAAGACCCATCACACAATACCAGTGGAAAGAGAATGGGAAGAGAGAAAG ATTCAGCTACAGAAGACACAGTCTGACCTTAAGAGGATGATTAAGGAGAGACGGAGAAAAGTGGAGGAGCTCAAGGACTCTATAAAATTCAGCAAA GAGAACACAGATTGCGAGATGACATTCAGCCTTGAGGTCTTCACTACACTGTTGCAGTTTATAGAAAGAAGTCAAAATGAGCTGAtccaaaacatgaaacaaaagcagaaaacaGCAGAGACAAAAGTGGGGAAACTCATTGAAGAGCTGGAGATGGAGATCTCTAAACTACACACCAAACAATCCGAGCTGGAAAAAGTCTCATGTTCTGAAGATCACCTCCAACTCATTCAG TCATTTCCTAACCCAGGTGTTGTGCCTCAGTGTAAAAGCTGGTCTCAGATCAGCGTGCACACGTCTCAGGGACTGGGGCTACTGAGAGAGACTCTGACTGCTACAGAAGAACTGATGGCGAAGCAAATACACACTGTCACACAGAGAG aactTGAGGCAATATCCCAATATTCAG TGGATTTAACTCTTGACCCTGATACGGCAAACCCCTGGCTGATGCTGTCTGAAGACAGAAAGTGTGTGAGTGATGGCAATATGGAGCGCAGTTTTCCAAATAATGCTGAGCGTTTCGACACAGCACCATGTGTCTTGTCGAAGGAGCCCTTCTCGAAAGGAAGGAGTTATTGGGAAGTAAGTGTGTCCAGTAAAACAGCATGGGACCTGGGGGTGGCCAAGCAATCAGTTAACAGGAAGGGTGTGGTGACACTGAGCCCGGACGATGGATACTGGGCGGTTTGTCTGAGAAGGGGCAATGAATACAGAGCCTGTGATCATGAATCAGTTCTACTATCAATGAGGACTCAGCCACAAACGATCAGCatatttgtggattttgaagAGGGACAGGTTTCATTCTATGATAAGAATGCTTCTGCTCATATTTATTCCTTCTCTGGACACTGCTTTACTGAGAACTTGCTGGCCTATTTTAACCCAGACATGAATGATACAGAAAACAACAAAGGCCCTTTGGTAATACAACCTGTCAAGCTTGTCAATGGGGCAACATGTGATATCATAACAATATAA
- the rpgrip1 gene encoding protein fantom has translation MSLGAVDETVGDLPVRDVGWRGLIPVPQDIDHDAKNWRRPPQVLKIRDRQRLFKVPCEQLEDQYLRLKEENTLLKQHSRTQEQKLRRLSTKLLRLKQGPEAVARDGELEDTIQELEARVVTLESQKGTLQSKLNLAKQHILDLGVRTHNRPRTGESVDGDAGVRQAAQTAPARCGFSSMDEARGEIDRLLALLRSAITETQQERVAEQEFTSLRETLRHKEKEIESVLKDLRRQQADGYRLTIKDNVDVIKLQKQLSEKSATILVIQEKFTVLQEAYENQLEEEQKSLKESQGALLGKVEEFSEELKQEKQRVLTLEEQLNNATLSLQALRELQERVLDLEEERNLLKKSYDSLLESTMPSQSHQQPHEDEDGKRETLREDRWRDEVQRLEERLQEETKERRILEKENEKLKQENEEVQKEKEWNRDIVMSFRDKHDCLEREVLQHRHKVTTLQEKLDSVTKEFDMSVEDLSETLLQIKAFRMKQETQALMHFLKSERRLEDSSDDLTALQASYAETVLELQKTRDLLLLQHRLNADLQKEMKTVMERHERESEENKRRLGEKDKVLNSRALQITNLQVQLKELAYSPTNYKRTTLPQTIPLQYTWTGLELHSVQPTEDDTIYRNVHEGESLLEIHFTGATFTPLGLRLMGQDTGDQHGLVTFCTYGFLDFESLSTPIICGEQPNYGFTSHYALAAFDVEKLRVQGAFISAELHQGLGGVRFMTRGRARISLLDALQQRGEQMKNRANITGAEGEVIGILEFWICLHPQVELSELLMNKNMRSVEAARHTEVPEEIFDYGGGIPNELEVVLERCVGLRTHWQGLLPDAFLTYRLYDLSPHSTAIIQSCADPVFKDSVRYPLAVTMDLLEYLNAGSLWVYVLDESERQTPPVYLAKTPIPLRALATGRPIRGDFVLRDPAGNPRGMLRASLRWKYPFYSPESTLKQREREEQQTKTAEILQRPSTKSSPPSAHRPQTARPHPSVSKRTSERVSVTPSQSPAPKRILPIQRSYPSKPSSTSTQASRSVRGENHHTAPLLVPGKASRKTGHLTPAMSIKSHESDRVMDFRPSVSEPSSPHSQKSDYSESREQEEDEDKMEDRSQSDVLQSYESGDTSESDVIVIPHPPKQQKKGDILRVEILSLSFNPTSNVAFNQSVNQVYVEYRLLGVPMETTETPMSLRKPTQGEEIHYNFMRVIHVDCIDAAPLRHYLYTMLEGTDPNQGRLKFTVVSEPMDEQDECEDVGFAYLDLRQLLLTGNDVIERQINVVSVNEEQEVVGKLKVSVEAAQTLNGIYHEYHQIEKSDCRAQTNSTEDEERMKRNNEMQVLEIDEHDSDC, from the exons ATGTCATTGGGTGCAGTGGATGAGACGGTAGGTGACCTCCCGGTGAGAGATGTGGGATGGAGAGGACTCATACCTGTGCCCCAAG ACATAGATCATGATGCAAAAAACTGGAGAAGACCACCACAGGTGCTGAAGATAAGGG ATCGTCAGCGTTTATTCAAAGTACCATGTGAGCAGCTGGAAGATCAGTATCTACGTCTCAAGGAGGAGAACACACTTCTCAAACAGCACAGTCGCACACAAGAGCAAAAACTAcgcag GTTGTCAACTAAACTGCTGAGATTAAAGCAAGGACCTGAGGCTGTGGCAAGGGATGGCGAACTGGAGGACACCATTCAAGAGCTGGAGGCACGTGTAGTGACTCTAGAGAGCCAGAAGGGGACACTGCAGAGTAAACTCAATCTAGCCAAACAACATATTTTGGACCTGGGTGTCAGAACCCATAACAGACCACGGACAGGTGAA TCTGTGGATGGGGATGCAGGTGTCAGGCAAGCTGCTCAAACCGCTCCTGCTCGCTGTGGCTTCAGTTCAATGGATGAGGCCAGAGGAGAGATAGACAGATT ACTTGCCTTACTCAG ATCTGCCATCACAGAAACCCAGCAAGAAAGGGTGGCAGAGCAGGAGTTTACGTCTCTCAGAGAGACACTCAgacacaaagagaaagaaatcgAGAGTGTCCTGAAAGATTTACGCAGACAACAAGCTGATGGATACag gCTCACCATAAAGGATAATGTAGATGTGATCAAACTCCAGAAGCAGCTCTCTGAAAAGAGCGCAACCATTCTGGTCATTCAGGAAAAGTTCACTGTTCTTCAGGAG GCTTACGAGAATCAGCTTGAGGAG gaacaaaaatctttaaaagagAGTCAAGGAGCATTGCTGGGAAAGGTGGAGGAATTTAGCGAAGAGttgaaacaagaaaaacagagagtGTTGACATTAGAAGAGCAGCTCAACAACGCCACACTTTCACTGCAAGCTCTGAGAGAG CTTCAGGAGAGAGTTTTAGATCTAGAGGAGGAGCGGAATCTTTTAAAGAAGAGCTATGATTCACTTCTGGAGAG CACAATGCCTAGCCAGAGCCATCAACAGCCACATGAGGATGAAGATGGAAAAAGGGAAACACTGAGAGAAGACAGATGGAGAGATGAGGTACAGAGGCTTGAAGAAAGACTTCAAGAAGAGACAAAAGAGAGGCGGATACTGGAGAAGGAGAATGAAAAGCTGAAACAAGAAAATGAGGAAGTTCAGAAGGAAAAGGAATGGAACAGAG ATATAGTTATGTCCTTCAGAGACAAACATGACTGCTTGGAGCGAGAAGTCCtgcaacacagacacaaagtcACAACTTTACAAGAGAAACTAGATTCTGTTACAAAA GAGTTTGATATGAGTGTAGAAGATCTGAGTGAAACATTACTGCAGATTAAG GCCTTCAGAATGAAACAAGAAACTCAAGCTTTGATGCACTTCTTGAAATCTGAGAGGAGGTTGGAAGATTCATCAGATGATTTGACTGCCTTACAGGCTTCATATGCAGAAACTGTGCTAGAGCTCCAGAAAACTCGAGACTTATTATTACTACAACATCGCCTAAATGCTGACCTTCAG AAGGAAATGAAGACCGTTATGGAGAGACATGAAAGAGAAAGTGAGGAGAACAAGAGAAGGTTGGGTGAGAAAGACAAAGTGTTGAATAGCAGAGCTCTTCAAATCACCAATTTGCAAG TTCAGCTCAAGGAGTTAGCATACAGCCCTACAAACTATAAACGGACCACACTGCCCCAAACCATCCCACTGCAGTACACCTGGACAGGACTAGAGCTACATTCAGTTCAACCCACTGAGGATGACACTATATACAGAAATGTGCATGAGGGAGAGTCGCTTCTAGAGATTCATTTCACAGGAGCCACATTTACACCCCTGGGACTGAGACTCATGGGACAAGACACAGGAGATCAGCACGGGCTGGTGACGTTTTGCACCTATGGCTTTCTTGACTTTGAGAGCCTCTCAACACCGATAATATGTGGAGAACAGCCAAATTATGGCTTCACGTCACATTACGCTCTCGCTGCCTTTGACGTGGAGAAGCTCAGGGTTCAAGGTGCTTTTATTAGCGCTGAACTGCACCAGGGGCTCGGAGGGGTGAGATTCATGACCCGTGGCCGAGCGAGGATCTCTCTACTGGACGCGCTACAGCAGAGAGGTGAACAGATGAAAAACAGAGCCAACATTACAG gGGCTGAAGGGGAAGTTATAGGGATCCTTGAGTTTTGGATATGTTTGCACCCACAGGTGGAACTTTCAGAATTactaatgaataaaaatatgagaAGTGTTGAAGCTGCAAGACACACGGAGGTACCGGAG GAAATATTTGACTACGGTGGAGGAATACCCAATGAGCTTGAGGTTGTATTGGAACGGTGTGTGGGTCTCAGGACACACTGGCAAGGACTGCTTCCTGATGCTTTCCTAACTTACCGTCTTTATGACTTATCACCTCACTCCACAGCCATTATCCAGAGCTGTGCAGATCCCGTCTTTAAAGACTCAGTGAGATATCCATTAGCAGTCACTATGGATCTATTAGAATATCTGAATGCGGGCAGCCTTTGGGTATATGTGTTGGATGAGAGTGAAAGACAGACGCCTCCCGTGTACCTGGCAAAGACACCAATCCCACTACGGGCCCTTGCAACAGGCAGACCAATCAGAG GTGATTTTGTTCTTCGAGACCCTGCCGGCAATCCAAGAGGAATGCTGAGAGCCAGTCTGAGATGGAAGTATCCTTTCTATTCACCCGAATCAACCTTGAAACAAAGAGAACGAGAAGAACAACAGACAAAGACTGCTGAGATTTTACAGAGACCCAGTACCAAGTCCAGT CCTCCATCAGCCCACAGACCCCAAACTGCTCGGCCTCACCCATCCGTGTCTAAACGGACATCTGAAAGGGTGTCAGTGACACCCAGTCAATCTCCAGCTCCGAAACGAATCCTACCTATTCAGAGGTCATATCCCAGTAAACCTTCATCTACTTCAACTCAAGCATCAAGATCAGTAAGGGGGGAAAACCACCACACTGCACCATTGCTCGTTCCAGGCAAAGCATCCAGAAAGACGGGTCACTTGACTCCTGCCATGTCCATTAAGTCACATGAATCTGATCGTGTTATGGACTTCAGACCATCAGTCTCAGAGCCAAGCAGCCCTCATAGCCAAAAGAGTGATTATAGTGAGTCAAGAGAACAG GAGGAGGATGAAGACAAGATGGAGGACAGAT CTCAAAGTGACGTTCTTCAGTCTTATGAATCTGGAgatacaagtgaaagtgatgttaTTGTAATTCCGCATCCCCCGAAGCAACAAAAAAAG GGGGACATACTGAGAGTTGAAATCCTGTCACTGTCTTTTAACCCAACCTCCAATGTCGCATTTAACCAATCAGTGAATCAAGTCTATGTAGAGTACCGTCTGCTAGGAGTTCCCATGGAGACAACAGAAACGCCCATGTCTTTACGTAAACCAACTCAAGGGGAGGAAATTCATTATAACTTCATGAGAG TTATTCATGTAGATTGTATAGACGCAGCTCCTCTGAGACATTATCTCTACACAATGCTGGAGGGCACTGACCCCAACCAGGGCAG GTTAAAGTTCACTGTAGTGAGTGAGCCCATGGATGAGCAAGATGAATGTGAAGATGTTGGATTTGCCTATTTGGATTTACGGCAACTTCTTTTGACTGGAAATGATGTTATTGAACGGCAAATCAATG TTGTCAGTGTGAATGAGGAGCAGGAGGTGGTGGGAAAGCTAAAAGTATCTGTAGAGGCTGCACAGACTCTGAATGGAATCTATCATGAATATCATCAGATTGAGAAGAGTGACTGTAGAGCACAGACAAACAGCACAGAGGATGAAGAACGGATGAAGAGAAACAACGAGATGCAGGTGCTTGAGATAGATGAACACGACAGCGATTGTTGA
- the btr33 gene encoding E3 ubiquitin-protein ligase TRIM21 isoform X2: protein MSSSTPLLSEELFQCSVCLDVFTQPVSLPCGHTFCQSCVLTQWMASGASHCPKCSTAFQEKPELCENSFAREMAEQIRKQRGQTPMPQFPVIPDNILCDMCTKEKASLAVKSCLVCVASYCADHVTSHTSRFVKHMLVPPQRRMDKRICRIHERPLELYCKYDQTCVCVLCTNTEHKTHHTIPVEREWEERKIQLQKTQSDLKRMIKERRRKVEELKDSIKFSKENTDCEMTFSLEVFTTLLQFIERSQNELIQNMKQKQKTAETKVGKLIEELEMEISKLHTKQSELEKVSCSEDHLQLIQSFPNPGVVPQCKSWSQISVHTSQGLGLLRETLTATEELMAKQIHTVTQRVDLTLDPDTANPWLMLSEDRKCVSDGNMERSFPNNAERFDTAPCVLSKEPFSKGRSYWEVSVSSKTAWDLGVAKQSVNRKGVVTLSPDDGYWAVCLRRGNEYRACDHESVLLSMRTQPQTISIFVDFEEGQVSFYDKNASAHIYSFSGHCFTENLLAYFNPDMNDTENNKGPLVIQPVKLVNGATCDIITI, encoded by the exons ATGTCATCTTCTACCCCCCTTCTGTCCGAAGAGTTGTTCCAGTGCTCGGtgtgtctggatgtgttcaCTCAGCCTGTTTCTCTGCCATGTGGTCATACGTTTTGCCAGTCATGTGTTCTGACACAATGGATGGCATCTGGTGCTTCCCACTGCCCAAAGTGCTCCACAGCTTTTCAGGAAAAACCAGAACTGTGTGAAAATTCTTTTGCTCGTGAGATGGCCGAGCAAATTCGTAAGCAGAGGGGTCAAACGCCAATGCCGCAATTTCCAGTGATCCCAGACAATATATTATGTGACATGTGCACTAAAGAGAAAGCATCGCTTGCTGTAAAATCGTGTCTGGTTTGTGTGGCTTCATATTGTGCGGATCATGTGACCTCTCACACCTCCAGATTCGTTAAACACATGCTGGTGCCACCGCAGAGGAGGATGGATAAGCGAATTTGCAGAATACATGAAAGACCTTTAGAGCTTTACTGCAAATATGACCAaacctgtgtgtgcgtgctgtGCACGAATACAGAACACAAGACCCATCACACAATACCAGTGGAAAGAGAATGGGAAGAGAGAAAG ATTCAGCTACAGAAGACACAGTCTGACCTTAAGAGGATGATTAAGGAGAGACGGAGAAAAGTGGAGGAGCTCAAGGACTCTATAAAATTCAGCAAA GAGAACACAGATTGCGAGATGACATTCAGCCTTGAGGTCTTCACTACACTGTTGCAGTTTATAGAAAGAAGTCAAAATGAGCTGAtccaaaacatgaaacaaaagcagaaaacaGCAGAGACAAAAGTGGGGAAACTCATTGAAGAGCTGGAGATGGAGATCTCTAAACTACACACCAAACAATCCGAGCTGGAAAAAGTCTCATGTTCTGAAGATCACCTCCAACTCATTCAG TCATTTCCTAACCCAGGTGTTGTGCCTCAGTGTAAAAGCTGGTCTCAGATCAGCGTGCACACGTCTCAGGGACTGGGGCTACTGAGAGAGACTCTGACTGCTACAGAAGAACTGATGGCGAAGCAAATACACACTGTCACACAGAGAG TGGATTTAACTCTTGACCCTGATACGGCAAACCCCTGGCTGATGCTGTCTGAAGACAGAAAGTGTGTGAGTGATGGCAATATGGAGCGCAGTTTTCCAAATAATGCTGAGCGTTTCGACACAGCACCATGTGTCTTGTCGAAGGAGCCCTTCTCGAAAGGAAGGAGTTATTGGGAAGTAAGTGTGTCCAGTAAAACAGCATGGGACCTGGGGGTGGCCAAGCAATCAGTTAACAGGAAGGGTGTGGTGACACTGAGCCCGGACGATGGATACTGGGCGGTTTGTCTGAGAAGGGGCAATGAATACAGAGCCTGTGATCATGAATCAGTTCTACTATCAATGAGGACTCAGCCACAAACGATCAGCatatttgtggattttgaagAGGGACAGGTTTCATTCTATGATAAGAATGCTTCTGCTCATATTTATTCCTTCTCTGGACACTGCTTTACTGAGAACTTGCTGGCCTATTTTAACCCAGACATGAATGATACAGAAAACAACAAAGGCCCTTTGGTAATACAACCTGTCAAGCTTGTCAATGGGGCAACATGTGATATCATAACAATATAA
- the zgc:56095 gene encoding ferritin, lower subunit-like yields the protein MSLVKQNFHQNNEANVNKLIHLKLSASYVYQSLGMYFDRDDVALPNFSKFFLERSEKEREQAEKLLEYQNTRGGRILFQNIPKPSRDDWKGGMDAIAFSLDYQKSLNRSLLEVHQAAGEHSDPHLCDFLESHFLPDSHETIKLLGDHAGILKRLISSEPHGKMAEYLFDKHTL from the exons ATGTCTCTTGTCAAGCAGAATTTTCACCAGAATAATGAAGCAAACGTCAACAAACTGATACACCTCAAACTGTCCGCTTCTTATGTTTATCAGTCTCTG GGTATGTATTTTGACAGAGATGATGTTGCTTTGCCAAACTTCTCCAAGTTTTTTCTGGAGCGCtcagagaaggagagagagcagGCTGAGAAGTTGCTAGAGTATCAGAACACACGAGGAGGACGAATCCTTTTCCAGAACATCCCA AAGCCCTCCCGTGATGATTGGAAAGGTGGAATGGATGCCATCGCTTTCTCTCTGGATTATCAGAAATCTCTAAACAGATCCCTGCTGGAGGTCCATCAAGCTGCCGGTGAACACTCTGACCCTCAC CTGTGTGATTTCCTCGAAAGCCACTTTTTGCCTGACAGTCATGAAACCATTAAGCTATTGGGTGACCACGCAGGCATTCTGAAACGCCTTATCTCCTCTGAACCACATGGCAAGATGGCAGAGTATCTGTTTGACAAGCACACTCTGTGA
- the syt5b gene encoding synaptotagmin Vb has translation MRLVSMGVRVRRNAEPSEPKTVHEFHPSPRPQHDYENMKNKFMNELEHLPLPMWAVGAIVMVVLALVACFTYCMFRKCLGKKKKSKKDRERKRAGRRRTEGAIGEAEGEQKVEGEKKEGEEEKEHEKLGKLEFSLDYNFTDAQLIVGVLQAQDLAAMDIGGTSDPYVKVYLLPDKKKKFETKVQRKNLCPVFNETFIFKIPYAELGGKTLVLQVFDFDRFGKHDVIGQIKIPVNSVDLAQPLHEWRDLENGEKEEEKLGDVCISLRYVPTAGKLTVNIMEAKNLKKMDVGGLSDPYVKIVLQHNGKRLKKKKTTVKKNTLNPYFNESFSFEVPFEQIQKVQLVITVYDYDKLGSNDPIGKTLIGYGATGVGLRHWSEMLANPRRPVAQWHTLQPEEEVDAALKAPHR, from the exons ATGAGGTTAGTGAGTATGGGTGTCCGTGTACGGCGGAATGCTGAACCTTCTGAACCCAAAACAGTACATGAATTTCATCCTTCACCTCGACCTCAGCATGACTATGAAAACATGAAGAACAAGTTCATGAATGAGCTGGAACATCTTCCAT TGCCGATGTGGGCTGTAGGAGCCATAGTGATGGTGGTTCTAGCCCTTGTGGCTTGCTTTACATATTGCATGTTCAGAAAATGCCTTGGCAAGAAGAAGAAATCCAAAAAAGAtcgggagagaaagagagcaggGCGAAGAAGAACAGAAGGGGCCATAGGAGAGGCAGAAGGAGAACAAAAG GTGGAAGGAGAGAAAAAAGAGGGAGAAGAGGAAAAAGAGCATGAAAAATTGGGAAAACTGGAATTCTCTTTAGATTACAACTTCACTGATGCTCAG CTGATAGTTGGCGTACTGCAGGCTCAGGATCTTGCTGCTATGGATATTGGTGGCACATCTGATCCATATGTGAAAGTATATCTGCTTCCAGACAAAAAGAAGAAGTTTGAAACTAAAGTTCAGCGCAAAAACCTCTGTCCTGTGTTCAACGAGACCTTTATTTTCAAG ATCCCCTATGCTGAATTGGGTGGCAAGACACTGGTGCTTCAGGTGTTTGATTTTGACCGGTTTGGCAAACATGATGTGATTGGCCAGATAAAGATTCCTGTGAACAGTGTGGATCTCGCACAGCCGTTGCATGAATGGAGGGATCTCGAAAATGGAGAAAAGGAGGAG GAGAAACTCGGAGATGTATGTATTTCTTTGCGTTACGTGCCCACTGCTGGAAAACTCACAGTTAACATAATGGAGGCCAAAAATCTCAAGAAAATGGATGTTGGAGGTTTATCAG ACCCCTATGTGAAGATTGTATTACAGCATAATGGTAAGCggctgaagaagaagaaaactACGGTGAAGAAGAACACATTAAATCCATACTTCAATGAGAGCTTTAGTTTTGAGGTCCCATTTGAACAGATTCAG AAAGTTCAACTTGTCATCACTGTGTATGACTATGACAAGCTGGGCAGCAATGACCCTATTGGCAAAACATTAATAGGCTATGGTGCCACAGGTGTTGGCTTGCGTCATTGGTCAGAAATGCTGGCCAATCCCCGGCGTCCAGTAGCCCAGTGGCACACGCTCCAGCCTGAGGAAGAGGTGGATGCTGCTCTGAAGGCACCACATCGCTAA